The sequence below is a genomic window from Candidatus Limnocylindria bacterium.
GCCGATCCCCGGGATGTAGGCCGTGACCTCCATCCCGTTGGTCAGGCGGACACGCGCGATCTTCCGCAGCGCCGAGTTCGGCTTCTTCGGGGTCATCGTCCGGACGACCGTGCACACACCGCGCTTCTGGGGCGCGCCACGACGCAGCTTGGTGTGGCGACCCTTGAGCGAGTTCCAGGTCGTGCGCAGGGCAGGCGTGTCTACCTTCTTCTTCTGCGCCTTTCGCCCGCGACGGACCAGCTGCGAGATCGTTGGCACGTGGACTCCTTCTGTTACGTCTCTGGTGGGCACGCGGACGCACCAAAGAGGACTCTTGACCGATGTGCGATTGGGCCCCCAACCGACCGAAGAGCCGACCCTCGCGGGTGCGGTCCTCAGGCGCAGCGCGGCCGCGGTCACAAAATCGCGAACGGGCCGATGCGCGAAATGACCGCCCTGTCACAGGCGGTCACCGTCTCGAAAGACAGCCGAAGGTGAAGTTTAGGGGGTTTCATTACGGTTGGTCAACCGCGGAGGGCCGCAGGAGTCGCTAGCCGGCGCGACCAACGTCCTGGCGACTGCCCAGCCGGGTCGCCTGGCGAGCAAACGACTCGCGATAGAAGGCGATGCTGCGTGTCCACGACTCGCACGCCGGCCGGTATCCGGGCGTGCTCTCGTCCTCGAGTGAGGCCCTGAGGAAGCCGTGGCCGAGCCCCGGATAGACGTGGAACGCGTGCTCGACGCCCGCCGCGGTCAGCGCGGCATCCAACTGCTTCACGTTGTCCATTCCCACTCCGGCATCCTGGTCGCCCCAGAGACCGAGGATCGGACCTTTCATCTTCGGAGCAAGGTCGATCGGCCGCGCGGACGTGCGCGCATCGGCCGGGAAGCCGTAGTAGCAGACCGAGGCGGCGATGTCCGTGCGGCCCGCGGTCAGCAGCAGGACGATCGTCCCGCCCATGCAGAAGCCGATCGTGCCGATCGCGT
It includes:
- a CDS encoding dienelactone hydrolase family protein — encoded protein: QAGFVAATPEFFFREGALQEPTRDAAMARAKRLDFSRTVDDMSAALDWLRVRNDTTDAIGTIGFCMGGTIVLLLTAGRTDIAASVCYYGFPADARTSARPIDLAPKMKGPILGLWGDQDAGVGMDNVKQLDAALTAAGVEHAFHVYPGLGHGFLRASLEDESTPGYRPACESWTRSIAFYRESFARQATRLGSRQDVGRAG
- the rpsL gene encoding 30S ribosomal protein S12, coding for MPTISQLVRRGRKAQKKKVDTPALRTTWNSLKGRHTKLRRGAPQKRGVCTVVRTMTPKKPNSALRKIARVRLTNGMEVTAYIPGIGHNLQEHSVVLIEGGAVPDLPSVKYHIVRGTLDTAGVKDRKRGRSLYGAKNPNPKKRKAS